The DNA region ATGCTGTCGTCCTCGTTGACGACGGAGGACCATTCCTCGGCACCCTGAGCTGGTATCGTAACGAGGCTCATCATGTACTGGAAGCCGTGGCAACCACCGCTCTCAACTTGGATACGCAGCGCAAGGTTGGGGTTGTCGTCTTTTTTCATGATATCAGATAGACGCTATAACAAGTTAGAAAGGGGATCGTTCTGTCTGATGGTATCCTGCGTCGACTTGGGACATACCTTGGCTGCGCGTGGGGTGATCTCAAGAACCATGTCCttgccatcctcgtccttTTGCGGGTTGAGAACACAGGTCGTTGCATTGTGGACAACAGATGCAGAAAAATTTCTTATCTGGCAAGCCCGTGTCGGGGATGACATATGTGAAGACCTAGATGGCCGTGAACTAGAGCAAGGTGCCCTTGGCAGGGTTCTGTCTATCCGACGACGGACGAAGGCGGCACCACGCGGAACGAGAAAGTCGGGGAGGACCGTAGCGTATGCTGTACCTGTCGAATAGCCACGACTGGCTACTTGCACGAACGATCGCGCTGCAGAGGCGCCGTTAACACAGCGAAGAGGCGTCATGTCATCGGTCTCGTCAAGTGTGCCATGGGTTGAGGTGAGTGCTTTTGCTGCTGAGAAATCGACGAGCAAAagatgcggcggccgagggggACAGCTTCAGCCGAGTCCTCCCGCTGTGCTAACCAGCAATAGGCGCAAGGTCAGTGGCCAGCGGCAGAGTCGCTGAGGTAAGCGGCCTTGGACCGGGCTGCCTGTGGGAAGCtaggccaggccaggccaggcacctGTGCCCGAAGGCAGAGCCACAGAGGCAAGTGAAGTGACTCGAAGCAAGGCGGTGGTACGGAGGTACCTTCGCTAAGCCCCAAACTCCCACGCCCCACCTCCCACCAAAAATCATCAATTTTCGACCCTCCCTCACAAGCCGTCCGAATCACCAACCCCGCGCACCCTCGCGACACGCATCGATCCCCCTTGCCCTCCTAGACCCCGAAAGGACTACAGGCAAAATGTCTCGAttcttccgcggcggcgaagatAGCTCGACTGACTCGtccagcgacgaggaggagctctactccgaagaggaggaggagcaggatcTCAAGCAAAACGACTCCGACGAAGACTCCGACGAGGGCTCCGACGAGGATAGCGACGAGGAAACCAGCGATGAGGAGGGTGGCAAAGCGCAGGGCGCCAGCAAGTTCTTGAGGGATGCCGAGTCTgagagcgacgacagcgatgACGAAGTGCGCGACAAGGTCAGGAGTGCCGCCAGCAAgcggctggaggagctgctggactCGATCAAGAAGATCGAAAACGGTCAGAAGAATGGTGACTGGACACTAATTTCTACTGGTACGTGGTGTTGATATTTCTCTTTGACGAGCGGCGGTCGCTGCGTGATGCAAAATGAGAAGAGGCGCTGATTGTGGCCCCTACCCGCAGAGTTCGACAAACTCAACCGCCAAGTTACCAAGCTGCAAGATGGCGGCAAGACGCCCAAGCCCTACATCCGTGCGATCGCTGAGCTGGAGGACTTCATGAACGAGTCCATTGCGAAGCAAAAGGTCACCCCCAAAAAGATGAACGCCACCCAGGCGCGAgccctcaacgccgtcaaGCAAAAGATCAAGAAGACCAATAAGGAGTACCAGACCCAGGTCGACGCCTACCGGACAGACAAGGACGGCTTCATGGAATcggatgacgaggaagaggaggtcGCCCCTGCTCCtaaggccaagaagctgcccaagctggagctggacgctcccgtcgaggacctcggcgacgagggctttGCCACCGttggcaagggcggcaggACCCTGCAGTATACCCCCGAGAGCATCTTCAAGCACCTCCGGACCATCATGGAGTCTCGTGGCAAGAAGAACACGGACCGCCTGGAGCAGATCAAGGTTATGGAGAAGCTCTACGAGATCGCCAACACCTCCTACCAGAAGATCCGCGTTCTCCTCACCCTTGTCTCGGCCCGCTTCGATctgggcagcggcacctcCAACGTCATGCCCCTGGAGCAGTGGAAGGCGGCCGAGAAGGAGCTGTCTGCCCTGCTGGAGTTGCTCGAGAAGGACCACGAGTATGTGGTTGTTGAGAACGTGGAGGAGTgggacgatgacgagaagCCCCCCACGCTGCAGCCTGGCGAGAAATACATCAAGGTCGCTGGCAGCGTTGTGTCCTACGTCGAGAGActggacgacgagcttgtcCGTTCCCTGCAGAGCATCGACCCCCACACGTCCGAGTACATCGACCGCCTGCAGGACGAAGGCGCTCTGTATAACATCATCTTCAAGGGCATGCTCTACTACGAGTACCTGCGCAAGGATGAGTCTCTCGATATTCCCCAGGACAGCGTCAATCGCATCGTTATGAGGCGCCTGGAGCACGTCTACTTCAAGGTGAGAAATTTGTTTGACACGTCCCTTTGGTCAGTCGACTAACCGCTTTGCAGCCTGCCCAGGTCGTTAAGACCTTCGAGGAGAATTGCTGGAAGACGGTCGGCGACAATGTCGAGTCGGTCATCACTACGCGCGCCCAAGCCCAGGACGCCGGCAACCTGGTCAATGTCCTGTGCAACTACCTCTTCAGCAACAGCGACGGCATTATCCGCGCCCGAGCCATGCTTTGCCAGGTCTacttcctcgccctccatGGCGAGTATTACAGGGCCCGCGACATGATGCTCATGTCCCACCTGCAGGAGACGATCCCCAACTTTGACGTGCAGAGCCAGATTCTCTACAACAGGACCCTGGTGCAGGTCGGGTTGTGCGCCTTCCGCAAGGGACTGGTGTACGACGCCCAGAACACCCTGCAAGAGAtttgcggcagcggccgccaaaaggagctgctcgcccaGGGCGTCATGATGCAGCGGTACAGCCAGGTCTCACCCGAACAGGAGAGGCTGGAGAAGAGCCGACAGCTGCCTTTCCACATGCACATCAacctggagctgctcgagtGCGTTTACCTGACGTGCAGCATGCTGCTTGAGATCCCCCTGCTGGCCCAGACGGGTTCATCGCCCGATGTCAAGAAGCGCGTCATCAGCAAGACGTACCGCCGTATGCTCGAGTACCACGAGCGCCAGATCTTCACCGGCCCGCCTGAGAACACGCGCGACCACGTCATGCAGGCGTCCAAGGCCTTAGCTGCGGGCGAGTGGAAGAAGTCGACCAACTTCATCCACAGTATCAAGATCTGGGAGCTGATGCCCAACTCGGAGGATATCAAGACCATGCTTGCCAAGCAGATTCAGGAGGAGGGCCTGCGGACCTACCTCTTCACCTACGCCCCCTTCTACGACACGCTTGCTCTGGAGACGCTGGGCGCCATGTTCGAGCTAGACACGACCAAGGTGGCGGCCGTTGTCAGCAAGATGATTAGTCACGAGGAGTTGGCTGCGTCTCTCGACCAGGTCACCTCCAACGTCATTTTCCGAAAGGGTGTCGAGCTTAGCCGCTTGCAATCCCTGGCGCTCACCTTGTCAGACAAGGCTAGTGCCCTCATCGAGAGCAACGAGCGGACGCTCGAACAGCGGACGCAAGGCACGAGCAACGCCTTCGAGCGGCAGGGtgggcgcggccgtggccgtggcggccagAGGGGAGGTGCTCGCACGGGCCGTGGaggtgccggtgctggcggccaCACGCAGAGACAGGCCGGTGGCACGCAGttcaccggcggcgctctGGGCGCTGCCGTTCGGGGCTAGATGTGCATCGGAGGGGAGAAGGCGTCTTGATTTTACGTGTGCTTTGCCTGGCAGGGGCTGAGTGGGGGTTGAAAGAGGGACGGTGGACCGCACGTTCTTCGTGCCTAAGTTTTTGTTTGACTCTTGCATGGATGGGCTGGGTTTGCATTTCCTCCGTCGGAAATGCATGAATAGGGCGAGGGCCAAATGTCAAAGGAAAGCAAGCAGCACAACGGGCGAACGAAGGAACGGAGCATTCCTCGCCACGGGGCAAGCTGTTGCTTGACGAGTGACGCGAGACGGAAAAGAAAGAAGGATTACATAGAATGGCCGTCTTTTCCCATCATATATGCCGCATTCCCATCCGTGCCGGGCGCGAGGATGAACATAACGCTCGCTCATGACGTGACGGCCGAGAGCGACAAGGCCACGGTGCACCACGCTGACATCGGCCAGCCGTATCAGTGCTCACAAAAGTTGAACTCGATGCTGTTGAGGGCCCCGTCTGTGGCGTCCTGCATTGCTGTCCGCTCGGCCATGAGCTCTCCACGCAGCTTCTtagcctcgtcgtcgtcgatgaagtGGTTGACGTTGTCGAGGACCATGGCAGCCAGCTCGGGAGGCAATCGCGAGCCGCGGCGGATATGGTTCTCGCCCTGCCACCAATgtcgctgctggggcggcacGTTGGCGGTGGACACGACGGGcacggccgggtcgacgagaAAGAGGGCGAGGATCTTGCGGTGGCCGGGCAGCCTCGGGTCAACGAGGCGGAAAGGCTCGACGCGGTGCACGTATAGGTtggggaagaagacgacgcggcccTTTTTGGTGAGAACGGAGCCAACGTCCTGGATTGTGCTGTCCGAGTCCGGGCTCATGACGAAGGTGCGCGTGATGGAGCGCATGTCGGACTGCTCGTAGTCGAGGTCGGTGGAGAGCTCCTCCGCGTTAGCAGGCGTGCGGAAGGAGAGGCGCGAGGTGGAAATGTTTTCCGAGTCGTAGTAGAAAAGCGCCGTGGCACAGATGTGCTCGTTGAGCTGGCCCTCGATATGCCACGAGCCGCCATCGTAGGTGGGTTTCTCGGGTGTGAGGTGGATGTTGGCCAGCTTGACGATGACCTGCAAgcggcgcgcgtcgtggAAGAAACCCGACGTCTTgacgtcgtccgccgcgacggggAAGACGCGGTTCTTGGAATCCTCTTTGTTGTCGCCAGCGTcggccgcgggtggcgggACGTACGCGTCGGGCACGTCCATGGGGTGCGTCTCGTCGAACCACTggttgtcgaggacgccgcgcGGGGACGTCTCGTAGCCGTCCTCCCActcctcgtcttcctggcgcggctcctcgcccgggCCGAGCGGGCGACCGGACGGGCGACAGCCATCGCGGTCCTGGCAGATGTCGGGCGTCGTGCAGACAGGCCCCGCGCggttggtggtgaggcgCTGGAAGGAGAGGTGGTCGGGCCATGTGTAGAGCAGGTCCCACGCGGGGAGTGAGGCCTGGACGAAGCGCTGGATGACGGGATACAGGCTGGCATGTTCCACGGGGTGGAGATTGTTGATGTAGCTGTCGATGGTGGCATTGCCTTGTGCATCGAGCGAGACGTCGCATGGCAGCCATTGGAACCGCGTCGAGTAGGCGGTGACGGCTTCGTCACGGGATCCCCAGTGCGAGGTGATGCGGCCCGCGTGAAGGGAGTCCGGAGGGGGGAtcacgtcgccgaggccgctgtAGGCGAGGCAGTCGGAGAGAGGGACACGGCTGTCGGGGAGGACGCGGGTCCGCCCGTAGACCAGGGGCCAGAGAGACGGGTgcacgaggtcgaggactTTGCCGTCAGTGCCCGGGTGCCAGTCTTTTTTGTCGTCGggcacgtcctcgagggccttgacggcggtggcgagctcaaggcgcaGATCCTCGGGCATAAGCTTGTCTgacttgatggcggcgaccgTGTAGTCGTAGACGGGAATGAGGCCTGTCGCGTCATATAGATCTGCCTTGCGACGGATCTCATCGAAGCACTTTGTGACGTAGTCCATTTGTCAGTAAAGATACGGATGACAGGGAGACCTCGTGCTCACCATGACACGAGGCGGTGTCCAGAGACGAGAGCAGGAAAGGGGGTGCGTACCGCGTCGACCATGTTGGGGGTAAAGTCTGCGTGCGGGCGATACGCCTGCCAGTccagggccagggcctcggccttcCACCTGGCCGCGATCTCTGGGTCGAGGATCTTGCGCCACCACTCGGGCTTGTCGGTGAGGTCGTCTACAAGCTTGAGCATGCAAGCCTCGCGGATGAGGAGGGTGGCCGCGGACCACTCCTGACCACCGTCATCATACCAGCCACCGTACACGGACGGCTTGGGAACGGACAGGAGGACAGGGAAGCGGCCGCTGGACGGCAGCCAGTTGAGGGGCAGCCCGAAGCCCGGGCGCGCGAGCTTGGTGTCGTCCTGCGTGAGTTCCTGCTCGTCTTTCTCTTGTACGACAGCCTCTTTTTCCTTGGCGACAAAGGTGTCGGGCTGTATATGAGGGGAGCAGGGATGGTTAGCTGAATAGGCCCATGTGCAGATCGAAGGCTCGTCAATTgagatggggagggggaacACGCACGGTATCTACGACCCAGCCAgaggccatgatgggcgtTGAGCGCAAGCTCTTGTGCCGTGTAAATAAAAAAGTGATCAAGCGACCGCACGCTTGAGGCGTGGGCAATGGCAGTGTGATGGACTTTGCCCCAAGGATGCAAACACAGGTATCGAAATGAGTCTGCGCCTTGCGTTAAGCATTGGTAGCATTCACAGCCTGTCCTCACGAAATGGGTCGAGCTGGGCGATGGCAATGTGGAAATGAATGGCTGTTAAATATTATCGTCGTCGGATTAGGCCTGGTCAGGTCAGGCTGAGCCGTGGCGGGCCACGAGTCGTTGTTCATGCTCATAGCGTGCCTTTTGCCcccggccccctcccccccctgtGCTGGCAGACTGGGGCTGCTcatcggcagcagcacaaccTGGAATAAAGTTGCGGCGAGGATCAACCCGGTCCAGCCCAGGCACCATGGCCGTGAG from Purpureocillium takamizusanense chromosome 3, complete sequence includes:
- the ISA2 gene encoding [4Fe-4S] proteins maturation (COG:C~COG:U~EggNog:ENOG503P4Q9~BUSCO:EOG09265G5K), whose product is MTPLRCVNGASAARSFVQVASRGYSTGTAYATVLPDFLVPRGAAFVRRRIDRTLPRAPCSSSRPSRSSHMSSPTRACQIRNFSASVVHNATTCVLNPQKDEDGKDMVLEITPRAAKRLSDIMKKDDNPNLALRIQVESGGCHGFQYMMSLVTIPAQGAEEWSSVVNEDDSIFQYTPDEAESTPSANGPRIILDEPSLDLLKGSKVDFTMELIGSQFKIVDNPYATSSCGCGTSFDIKM
- the NIP1 gene encoding Translation initiation factor 3 subunit c (COG:J~BUSCO:EOG092616QN~EggNog:ENOG503NVTJ), producing the protein MSRFFRGGEDSSTDSSSDEEELYSEEEEEQDLKQNDSDEDSDEGSDEDSDEETSDEEGGKAQGASKFLRDAESESDDSDDEVRDKVRSAASKRLEELLDSIKKIENGQKNGDWTLISTEFDKLNRQVTKLQDGGKTPKPYIRAIAELEDFMNESIAKQKVTPKKMNATQARALNAVKQKIKKTNKEYQTQVDAYRTDKDGFMESDDEEEEVAPAPKAKKLPKLELDAPVEDLGDEGFATVGKGGRTLQYTPESIFKHLRTIMESRGKKNTDRLEQIKVMEKLYEIANTSYQKIRVLLTLVSARFDLGSGTSNVMPLEQWKAAEKELSALLELLEKDHEYVVVENVEEWDDDEKPPTLQPGEKYIKVAGSVVSYVERLDDELVRSLQSIDPHTSEYIDRLQDEGALYNIIFKGMLYYEYLRKDESLDIPQDSVNRIVMRRLEHVYFKPAQVVKTFEENCWKTVGDNVESVITTRAQAQDAGNLVNVLCNYLFSNSDGIIRARAMLCQVYFLALHGEYYRARDMMLMSHLQETIPNFDVQSQILYNRTLVQVGLCAFRKGLVYDAQNTLQEICGSGRQKELLAQGVMMQRYSQVSPEQERLEKSRQLPFHMHINLELLECVYLTCSMLLEIPLLAQTGSSPDVKKRVISKTYRRMLEYHERQIFTGPPENTRDHVMQASKALAAGEWKKSTNFIHSIKIWELMPNSEDIKTMLAKQIQEEGLRTYLFTYAPFYDTLALETLGAMFELDTTKVAAVVSKMISHEELAASLDQVTSNVIFRKGVELSRLQSLALTLSDKASALIESNERTLEQRTQGTSNAFERQGGRGRGRGGQRGGARTGRGGAGAGGHTQRQAGGTQFTGGALGAAVRG
- a CDS encoding uncharacterized protein (EggNog:ENOG503NV1N~COG:S), which gives rise to MASGWVVDTPDTFVAKEKEAVVQEKDEQELTQDDTKLARPGFGLPLNWLPSSGRFPVLLSVPKPSVYGGWYDDGGQEWSAATLLIREACMLKLVDDLTDKPEWWRKILDPEIAARWKAEALALDWQAYRPHADFTPNMVDACFDEIRRKADLYDATGLIPVYDYTVAAIKSDKLMPEDLRLELATAVKALEDVPDDKKDWHPGTDGKVLDLVHPSLWPLVYGRTRVLPDSRVPLSDCLAYSGLGDVIPPPDSLHAGRITSHWGSRDEAVTAYSTRFQWLPCDVSLDAQGNATIDSYINNLHPVEHASLYPVIQRFVQASLPAWDLLYTWPDHLSFQRLTTNRAGPVCTTPDICQDRDGCRPSGRPLGPGEEPRQEDEEWEDGYETSPRGVLDNQWFDETHPMDVPDAYVPPPAADAGDNKEDSKNRVFPVAADDVKTSGFFHDARRLQVIVKLANIHLTPEKPTYDGGSWHIEGQLNEHICATALFYYDSENISTSRLSFRTPANAEELSTDLDYEQSDMRSITRTFVMSPDSDSTIQDVGSVLTKKGRVVFFPNLYVHRVEPFRLVDPRLPGHRKILALFLVDPAVPVVSTANVPPQQRHWWQGENHIRRGSRLPPELAAMVLDNVNHFIDDDEAKKLRGELMAERTAMQDATDGALNSIEFNFCEH